The following nucleotide sequence is from Catonella massiliensis.
TGGAGTAATGTACTGGAACTGGCACTCCATCCATCAAAGCTTTGAGACTTACTGGAAGGGCATTTTAAGCCATGACTTAAAGCCATCCAGAATATACAATGAGATTTCCGAGATTGGCAATGAAATCAAGACACTTACAAAGGAAAAGCTTTGCATAAAGAAGAAAAACAGGATTGCCCTTTTGGTTGATACCCTGTCTTTAAGTGCGCTTAAGTGGTTTCCTATAGATAAAAAACTTAGTTATAATGATGTTGTAAGATATATGTATGACAGCCTCTATGAGGAAAACCTCGAATGTGACATCGTTTTCTCCGAGTACGCAAATCCTAATGAGTATGAAGCCATCATCTGCCCTGCACTTTACTGTGTATCTAAAGAGCTTACTAAAAAGCTTGACAAGTTTGTGAAAAACGGTGGTATCCTCATAGGGAGCTTTCGCTCATTTGTAGCAGACAGAAGAGTTAGCGTATATACTAAAACCCTTCCTGCGGGGCTTACTGACTGCTTTGGAGTGCATTATGATGAATTTACTCATACTCTTAATATGGGAGCAGGCGGAAAAGAAGTAAAGTATGTGGCAGAGCTTGTGACCGCCGATACAGCTAAAGAAATCCATCCTTATGAGCATATTTACTGGAGTAATTATTCTGCCGTAACCTGCAATGAGTACGGAAGCGGAAAGGCTTATTATATAGCTTCATATCTGGATAAGGCTGTGCTAAAGGAGGTCTTAAGAGAGGCGTTAAAGGAAGTGTATAAGGAGCAAAATCTCCCTGTACAGACCGCTTTTCCGGTGATAACCAGAAGAGGTGTAAACGAACTAAACGAGGAGCTAAACTATGTATTTAATTACTCCTGTAAGCCTGTTGAAGTAGAGATATGCGTGGAGGCTGAGAAGGGCTATACAGATGCCATTACCGGAAAAAGCTATGTAAAAGGGGATAAGCTAAGGCTAGAAGACTGGGGAGTGGCAGTGCTTGTGGGGTAGAATTATGCCACAAATAATACCAATTAAAGACCTGAAAAATACTTCTGAAATCTCTGATATGTATTAAAAATATTTACATTGAACATAAACTGTGCTATAATTTTTATTACCAAAATAGTAATGAAATTAAAGGGGGACAAAAATTAAAATTGGGGATGAAGATACTGTATAAGAATGAAACTGCAAAGAAACAGTTTTGTTCTGAGTATAAGAAAAAATGGCGATATCCTGAGCAGGTAAAAAAGAAACTTGAGTCTACAGAAAACTTTATATTAAATGCAGAATCTTTATTGGATATTGCTAATTATCCTCCTTTTCATTTTGAACACTTAAAAGGTGACAGAAAAGATGAATGGAGCATACGTTTAGGGAATACAGGATATAGAGTTACAATGATTCCTTGTGATGTCAGTGGAAACGAAATCACAGAAGGAGATATTTTAGCACAGTGTAAAATGATTAAAATTGTAAAGGTGACGGAGGTGTCAAACCATTATGAGTAATGTAAATGAATACAAAGATATAGTGGCCTTTCACCCTGGGTATTATATTGCAGATGTTATTGAAGACATGGAAATTAGTCAGGCTGAGTTTGCAACAAGAATGGGAACAACGGCAAAGACATTAAGCCAGTTGATAAATGGGCAGGCTAATATATCTAATGACTTAGCGAAGAAGCTTTCTGTAATGCTTGGCACCAGTCTGGATGTTTGGCAGAACTTACAGAATACTTATGATCAGAAGCTTATTGAGATACAACTGGCTAAGGATATTGATGCACAGGCAGAACTTGTGAAAGAGATAGATTATAAGTATTTTATTGATGTAGTTGGTTTGCCAACGACAAGAAGTATCAAGGATAAAGTGGCAAACTTATGTAAGTTTTTCAGAGTTGCAGATTTAAGAATTATGTTGAAAGAGGATTTTTTAGTGAACTTTAGAACAAGTTCATCTTGCAATAAAATGAAACACATTATTAATTCCAGAGCTTGGATTCAAACAGCTATGAATCTTTCAAAAAGCATTGAGACTAAGCCTTATAATGCTGCAAAATTAAAAGGATATTTACCGGAGCTTAGAGGGATGACTCTAAAGGAACCTGAAGAGTTCTTGCCAAGAATGAATGAAATTTTTGCCGAATGTGGCATCGCATTTGTTCTATTACCGCATTTGAAGAATTCAGGAGTGAATGGAGCAGTTAAGTGGGTGACAGAGGATAGAGTAGTGCTTGCGATGAATAATAGAGGACTTAATGCAGATAAGTTTTGGTTTTCATTATTTCATGAAATAAAGCATGTGCTGCAGCAGAAAATTAAAATGGTATTTATTAGTACTACAGTTGAGGAGATGATGGATATTAATAATAATCTTGAAATAGAAGCAGATAAATTTGCAACAAATTATCTGATTTCTCCTGCGGACTATAAAAGGTTTGCTCCATCAAAATATACTTCTGATGATGAAATAGTTGAATTTGCAAATACAATTGGAATTCACCCAGGCATTGTAGCCGGAAGATTACAGCACGAAGGAATAATCGCCCAGAACAGATGCTCAAAACTAAAAGAAAAGTATGTGATTGAAATAAAACATACTGCTTAAAGCAAATGCTATATTTTCAAGGTAATTACATCGCTCTTTTTAGATTCATTTTATCTAAATTAAGTGCTTTGGAGATGTTTTAACAATAAAAAACAGATGGTTTTTTACACTACCAATACCTACACGGAGATAGAATTATGCCGCAAATTATATCAATTAAAGATCTGAAAAACACTTCTGAAATCTCTGATACGTTTCGAAAGACGATGAAACAGTTATCTATGTACAGAGATATAGAAATATCAGAACAACAGATAGAAAAAGGCCAGATAAAGGATGCAAGGCAAGCATTAGGGGAGCTGAGGACAAAGTATGGGCTATAAAATACAAGTTACAAAACAAGTAATAATTTCATCAACTGGAAAATTATAAAAGATAATTTTAGTTTTTCGCTTGCATTTGATAACCCTTCAAATATCCACAGGTTAGAGCTTTTATCATGGTACATACCCAATTAATCTGGTTGACTACAATCATATAATATGTTAACATTTATCAGTTAGCTATAACTAACAAATTTTGTAACCACATATCTGTTTAATTATGGGGGATACTATTATATTATGGGAGGTAGTTATGTCAAAACGTGTTTTATTGTTCTTTTTTATTGCTGTTTTTATATTGTTTGGTAAACTGACAATTGCAAAAGCAGAGGGTACTTGGGGCTATGAAGATTTTGTAATTGAAAAAGGGGTTGTTTATGGTTTTTCTAAGGCAGGTATAGAAAAACTTGCCTCAAATCATTCCGTTGAACTTCCGTCTAAGGATGCAGAGGGAAAGCCTGTTACATAGGTAGGAAGCTTTGCCTTTGCCTATAATAAACATACTGCAATTGAGGAGTATGGTGAAGAAAATGATGTTGATGGAAACAAAATAGAAGATATAGGTGAGGAATTTGCAAAGACCGATATAACTTCATTGACTATACCGGACGGTTATACTTATGTAGGTCAGGATGCCTTCATTTACAATGTAAAATTAAGTTCTATAAAATTCGCAGATACAATAACCTACATTAGTGAATATGCATTTGGTCATTGCAATATAGCCAATTTGACATTGCCTAAAAGACTTGAGCGCATAGGTGATACAGGATTTTTTGATTCAAATATACAGGGCACATTGATATTACCTGAGAACCTTGCATCACTTGGAGAGCGTGCTTTTAAGGGGAATAGGCTTACAGATGTTATATTTAAGGGAAATAAGATAGAGTGTATAAGCGAGCAGGCATTTGAGGATAATAACCTAAAGACCGTAAATATCCCTGACAGTATAAACATGATAGAAGAGGCGGCGTTTAACGGTAACGATGGAGAGGCGGAGTATGCTTATTTTGTCGTCTTAAAGACGCCAGATGGTGAAAATACCAATAATCTACCTGACAAGGAAAATTATTTTATAAATCCCTCTGCCGACAAAAGGGTTTCTAAGATAGAATTAAACTACAAGAAGTGGGATAACAGAGATTTTAAGTTTGAAGGGACAGCGGTTACCGGATTTTCTGGAACGGGACTTCTAAAAGTAAAGGTAAACAAGAAGGTAGTTATTCCGGGATTTAACAACAATAATGAGCCTATAACTGAGATTTCAGATTCAGCATTTCGAAATGTTGACTTTGAGGGACAAAGCCTAAATAAGCTTGATATAGAGGCTGTAACACTGCCAAAATCACTTAAAACTATTGGAGATTTTGCATTTCAGTAAAATAATATAACGGATGTGGTACTTGGAGAGTGTGAAGAACTGGTAAAAATAGGCCAGGGTGCTTTTATGAACAATAAAATAGACACTCTCGAGTTAAACAATGGTCTGAAAGTTATAGACAATGCCGCATTTCATATCAATAAGTTAAATGCAATAATAATCCCGCAGAGCGTTGAAAAGATAGGTTCTTCAGCTTTTAGAGAATGTGAAGCAACAACTGTTATATTTGAGGAAGTGTCAAATCTTTCCTCTCTTGGAGAAATGGCATTTTTGTCAAATGCCTTAGAAAGCGTTACGATTCCGGATGGAATAACATTTATACCTGTACAAGCATTTGCAGATAATAAACTAACAGAAGTTAACTTACCAAGAAACTTGAAAACAATTAAAGAAGAAGCTTTTTCAAAAAACAGATTAAATGAAATAAACTTGCCTGAAACAGTTGCCGATATTGCTTTCAACAGTTTTACAGGAAATCCTGATAAGGTAGTTATACAAACGATAAATGGCAAAAATCCAAACAATCTTCCTGACGGTGATGGACACATATTGGATCCTTATAATTATACCGATGAAAGTGAAGATTTAATAAAGGTTAACAATGAAATCAAGGAACTTGATAAGACAGCACTAAGGGAAAGCACCGTGAAGCAGTATGAGGATATGCTCAAAGAAGGTGAAACCCTGATTGATATCTTAAATCAGGGGAAACTTACAGTGTCTAAGAAGCTTAAATTTATAAATGATGTCCGCTGGTTCTTTACAAGAATACCGCTTGATAAGGCATTAAAATATGCAACTAACACTTTACAATCACCCAAGACAGCCAACAAGTCAGATCTAAAAAAGTTAGAGGCTAAGATTAAATATGGAGAAACCGTTTATAATAATTCTGCAGTTGTCGGTAATAAATTAAAGAGAATAGAGAAAGAGCTATATTACTTAGGTGATTTGTGCAACAACATTGGAGAAATATCAAAGGGATACTTGGCTGAAGGCGTATATTTACTGCATACTCCACTTCCTATACCGGAATATTATATTGGTGTAAACCTATATTATGACAGGCAGGGGAAAATTATATATGTATTTGATATGAGTTACACCATAGGTGAGGGGCAGAAAAATGAATATGGTAAGGAAATTGAAAATGTAGATGAGGACAATCAAGGTTACCATGAAGGAGCATTAGCAACCTTAGCGATGTACGAAGGCTTAAATGTTAATGATATTGTTACCAAAAATATAGGTGATTTCAGTCAGATACAGTATGAAGATATATATAAATATCACGCAGAAGGCATATTTAATGCAGTAAAGGATGCAGCAAAAGATGCGGCAGATAATTTGAAGTACAAATCAAATCCTGCTGCCCCACTCGTACCTATCATAACTACTGCTGTTAGTGATAATTCATCAAGAAAAGAAAGTAATGATACATTACAGGATAAAAAGGTAGATAGAGAAAACGATAAAAAACTTGATATTGCTACTGAAAAGATACCGCTTTCATCTAA
It contains:
- a CDS encoding HigA family addiction module antitoxin — encoded protein: MSNVNEYKDIVAFHPGYYIADVIEDMEISQAEFATRMGTTAKTLSQLINGQANISNDLAKKLSVMLGTSLDVWQNLQNTYDQKLIEIQLAKDIDAQAELVKEIDYKYFIDVVGLPTTRSIKDKVANLCKFFRVADLRIMLKEDFLVNFRTSSSCNKMKHIINSRAWIQTAMNLSKSIETKPYNAAKLKGYLPELRGMTLKEPEEFLPRMNEIFAECGIAFVLLPHLKNSGVNGAVKWVTEDRVVLAMNNRGLNADKFWFSLFHEIKHVLQQKIKMVFISTTVEEMMDINNNLEIEADKFATNYLISPADYKRFAPSKYTSDDEIVEFANTIGIHPGIVAGRLQHEGIIAQNRCSKLKEKYVIEIKHTA
- a CDS encoding type II toxin-antitoxin system Phd/YefM family antitoxin, with the translated sequence MPQIISIKDLKNTSEISDTFRKTMKQLSMYRDIEISEQQIEKGQIKDARQALGELRTKYGL
- a CDS encoding leucine-rich repeat domain-containing protein; the protein is MGEEFAKTDITSLTIPDGYTYVGQDAFIYNVKLSSIKFADTITYISEYAFGHCNIANLTLPKRLERIGDTGFFDSNIQGTLILPENLASLGERAFKGNRLTDVIFKGNKIECISEQAFEDNNLKTVNIPDSINMIEEAAFNGNDGEAEYAYFVVLKTPDGENTNNLPDKENYFINPSADKRVSKIELNYKKWDNRDFKFEGTAVTGFSGTGLLKVKVNKKVVIPGFNNNNEPITEISDSAFRNVDFEGQSLNKLDIEAVTLPKSLKTIGDFAFQ
- a CDS encoding leucine-rich repeat domain-containing protein, giving the protein MVLGECEELVKIGQGAFMNNKIDTLELNNGLKVIDNAAFHINKLNAIIIPQSVEKIGSSAFRECEATTVIFEEVSNLSSLGEMAFLSNALESVTIPDGITFIPVQAFADNKLTEVNLPRNLKTIKEEAFSKNRLNEINLPETVADIAFNSFTGNPDKVVIQTINGKNPNNLPDGDGHILDPYNYTDESEDLIKVNNEIKELDKTALRESTVKQYEDMLKEGETLIDILNQGKLTVSKKLKFINDVRWFFTRIPLDKALKYATNTLQSPKTANKSDLKKLEAKIKYGETVYNNSAVVGNKLKRIEKELYYLGDLCNNIGEISKGYLAEGVYLLHTPLPIPEYYIGVNLYYDRQGKIIYVFDMSYTIGEGQKNEYGKEIENVDEDNQGYHEGALATLAMYEGLNVNDIVTKNIGDFSQIQYEDIYKYHAEGIFNAVKDAAKDAADNLKYKSNPAAPLVPIITTAVSDNSSRKESNDTLQDKKVDRENDKKLDIATEKIPLSSKAAINGVNKSIKTIRLSGFNGIINLKNLSINDVGVLKIHSKVLKRATINKAKYIVLQFKDYKVKLAVRGLSKLTKNDKVIIFRFKKNPKNKKIRLSISSKKDRIIKDIKVK